In Oryzias melastigma strain HK-1 linkage group LG18, ASM292280v2, whole genome shotgun sequence, one DNA window encodes the following:
- the LOC112156320 gene encoding transmembrane protein 151A isoform X1, translated as MDCHQLFLQELLPSILSSSSLRLGQQRPVQQSLASSLCRESHWKCLLLTLLMYGCFATLAWCALCRVPVLGSSSIPLGSDSEATSAAYYNDILHLESPCSSGYVYIPLAFLAMLYVVYLVECWHCFSKTALLAHAEFQEVFERVQRLQQATPCIWWKAISYHYVRRTRQVTRYRNGDAYTTTQVYHERVNTHASSSEFDYARYGVKDVSKELLDLQLHPAVRLRFTKCFSFSSARAEAAYLTQRARFFGENEGLDDYMEAREGMHLKNVDFREHILAFPDPACPPWFSRHRVFWLASVFLLSWPLRVVSEYRTAYVHYHVEKLFGEDEDAGGGGGGGGGLGGGGRGDGVEGGTENGAPPGGISIGLNGTSYRAISRVNTVDMTELEWHIRCNQQMVPSYSEALLMDQETSGGTNPTASTPISGPPGITPTQATNPPSLALPVMFNSAYLLQTCPRCRRTTSSASLPSRLRAPMGTTALLNATVAGIRAGGSGGGSIGGRLVLSRSGFSLGRLGGGRQNSLFHSRSMGGGLAGSREEGGGSGGGGSSGAGGGGSGGGGGFLGLGSRQNNEETRGVLEGEGEEEEEEEEVRRRVDGGRQRDEEAEQESGAGGEGREGERDRPPSYQDAFFFPVLIIHGEESCHAGDDM; from the exons ATGGACTGCCATCAGCTTTTTCTCCAAGAATTACTGCCGTCTATCCTTTCATCCAGCTCTCTCAGGTTAGGCCAG caaAGGCCGGTCCAACAGTCTCTGGCCTCCTCCCTGTGCAGGGAGTCCCACTGGAAGTGCCTCCTCCTGACCCTCCTCATGTACGGCTGTTTTGCCACGCTGGCCTGGTGCGCCCTCTGCCGCGTGCCGGTCCTCGGCTCCTCCTCCATCCCCCTCGGCTCCGACAGCGAGGCCACTTCGGCGGCGTATTACAACGACATCCTGCACTTGGAGAGTCCGTGCTCCAGCGGCTACGTCTACATCCCCCTGGCCTTCCTGGCCATGCTCTATGTGGTTTACCTGGTGGAGTGCTGGCACTGCTTCTCCAAGACGGCTTTGCTGGCTCACGCCGAGTTCCAG GAAGTGTTTGAGCGCGTGCAGAGGCTTCAGCAGGCCACTCCCTGTATTTGGTGGAAGGCCATCAGCTATCATTACGTGAGGAGAACCAGGCAGGTGACTCGATACCGCAATGGAGACGCATACACGACCACGCAG GTCTACCACGAGCGGGTCAACACTCACGCCTCAAGTTCTGAGTTCGACTACGCTCGCTACGGTGTCAAAGACGTGTCCAAAGAGCTGCTGGACCTGCAGCTGCATCCTGCTGTTCGCCTTCGCTTCACTAAGTGTTTCAG CTTCTCCAGTGCTAGAGCTGAAGCAGCCTACCTCACCCAG CGCGCTCGCTTCTTCGGGGAGAACGAAGGACTGGACGACTACATGGAGGCCAGGGAAGGAATGCACCTGAAGAACGTGGACTTCCGAGAGCACATCCTGGCATTCCCGGACCCGGCCTGCCCGCCCTGGTTCTCCAGGCACAGGGTGTTCTGGCTGGCCTCGGTGTTCCTCCTGTCCTGGCCTCTGCGGGTGGTGTCAGAATACCGCACGGCGTACGTCCACTACCACGTGGAGAAGCTGTTCGGGGAGGACGAGGACGCCggcggaggaggaggtggaggaggggggctgggtggaggaggaagaggcgaTGGGGTCGAGGGTGGAACGGAGAACGGAGCCCCCCCCGGAGGAATCAGCATTGGCCTGAACGGGACGAGCTACCGAGCCATTTCCCGGGTCAACACGGTGGACATGACGGAGCTGGAGTGGCACATTCGCTGCAACCAGCAGATGGTCCCCAGTTACTCGGAGGCCCTCCTTATGGACCAGGAAACGAGCGGGGGTACAAACCCCACCGCCTCCACCCCCATTTCTGGACCCCCGGGCATCACCCCCACCCAGGCCACCAACCCGCCTTCTTTGGCTCTGCCTGTGATGTTCAACTCGGCGTACCTGCTGCAGACCTGCCCCAGATGCCGCAGGACCACGTCCAGCGCCAGCCTCCCCTCCCGCCTGAGGGCCCCCATGGGAACCACGGCCCTCCTGAACGCCACGGTGGCAGGGATCAGGGCCGGGGGGTCCGGAGGCGGGTCCATCGGGGGACGCCTGGTGCTCAGCCGGAGCGGGTTCTCACTAGGGCGACTCGGAGGCGGGCGCCAGAACAGCCTGTTTCATTCGAGGAGCATGGGAGGAGGTTTGGCAGGAAGCagggaggaaggaggaggaagcgGGGGAGGAGGGAGCAGTGGAGCCGGAGGGGGAGGGAGTGGCGGCGGCGGGGGGTTCCTGGGGTTAGGCTCCAGACAGAACAACGAGGAAACCAGAGGAGTGCTCGAGGGAgaaggtgaggaggaggaagaggaggaggaagtgagGAGGAGAGTAGATGGGGGGAGACAGAGGGACGAGGAGGCGGAGCAAGAGAGTGGAGCGGGAGgagaggggagggagggggagcGAGATCGACCTCCGTCCTACCAGGACGCGTTCTTCTTCCCTGTGCTCATCATTCACGGCGAGGAGAGCTGCCATGCAGGCGATGACATGTGA
- the LOC112156320 gene encoding transmembrane protein 151A isoform X2 produces the protein MQTEEETATAREPILEEGSGREQQRPVQQSLASSLCRESHWKCLLLTLLMYGCFATLAWCALCRVPVLGSSSIPLGSDSEATSAAYYNDILHLESPCSSGYVYIPLAFLAMLYVVYLVECWHCFSKTALLAHAEFQEVFERVQRLQQATPCIWWKAISYHYVRRTRQVTRYRNGDAYTTTQVYHERVNTHASSSEFDYARYGVKDVSKELLDLQLHPAVRLRFTKCFSFSSARAEAAYLTQRARFFGENEGLDDYMEAREGMHLKNVDFREHILAFPDPACPPWFSRHRVFWLASVFLLSWPLRVVSEYRTAYVHYHVEKLFGEDEDAGGGGGGGGGLGGGGRGDGVEGGTENGAPPGGISIGLNGTSYRAISRVNTVDMTELEWHIRCNQQMVPSYSEALLMDQETSGGTNPTASTPISGPPGITPTQATNPPSLALPVMFNSAYLLQTCPRCRRTTSSASLPSRLRAPMGTTALLNATVAGIRAGGSGGGSIGGRLVLSRSGFSLGRLGGGRQNSLFHSRSMGGGLAGSREEGGGSGGGGSSGAGGGGSGGGGGFLGLGSRQNNEETRGVLEGEGEEEEEEEEVRRRVDGGRQRDEEAEQESGAGGEGREGERDRPPSYQDAFFFPVLIIHGEESCHAGDDM, from the exons caaAGGCCGGTCCAACAGTCTCTGGCCTCCTCCCTGTGCAGGGAGTCCCACTGGAAGTGCCTCCTCCTGACCCTCCTCATGTACGGCTGTTTTGCCACGCTGGCCTGGTGCGCCCTCTGCCGCGTGCCGGTCCTCGGCTCCTCCTCCATCCCCCTCGGCTCCGACAGCGAGGCCACTTCGGCGGCGTATTACAACGACATCCTGCACTTGGAGAGTCCGTGCTCCAGCGGCTACGTCTACATCCCCCTGGCCTTCCTGGCCATGCTCTATGTGGTTTACCTGGTGGAGTGCTGGCACTGCTTCTCCAAGACGGCTTTGCTGGCTCACGCCGAGTTCCAG GAAGTGTTTGAGCGCGTGCAGAGGCTTCAGCAGGCCACTCCCTGTATTTGGTGGAAGGCCATCAGCTATCATTACGTGAGGAGAACCAGGCAGGTGACTCGATACCGCAATGGAGACGCATACACGACCACGCAG GTCTACCACGAGCGGGTCAACACTCACGCCTCAAGTTCTGAGTTCGACTACGCTCGCTACGGTGTCAAAGACGTGTCCAAAGAGCTGCTGGACCTGCAGCTGCATCCTGCTGTTCGCCTTCGCTTCACTAAGTGTTTCAG CTTCTCCAGTGCTAGAGCTGAAGCAGCCTACCTCACCCAG CGCGCTCGCTTCTTCGGGGAGAACGAAGGACTGGACGACTACATGGAGGCCAGGGAAGGAATGCACCTGAAGAACGTGGACTTCCGAGAGCACATCCTGGCATTCCCGGACCCGGCCTGCCCGCCCTGGTTCTCCAGGCACAGGGTGTTCTGGCTGGCCTCGGTGTTCCTCCTGTCCTGGCCTCTGCGGGTGGTGTCAGAATACCGCACGGCGTACGTCCACTACCACGTGGAGAAGCTGTTCGGGGAGGACGAGGACGCCggcggaggaggaggtggaggaggggggctgggtggaggaggaagaggcgaTGGGGTCGAGGGTGGAACGGAGAACGGAGCCCCCCCCGGAGGAATCAGCATTGGCCTGAACGGGACGAGCTACCGAGCCATTTCCCGGGTCAACACGGTGGACATGACGGAGCTGGAGTGGCACATTCGCTGCAACCAGCAGATGGTCCCCAGTTACTCGGAGGCCCTCCTTATGGACCAGGAAACGAGCGGGGGTACAAACCCCACCGCCTCCACCCCCATTTCTGGACCCCCGGGCATCACCCCCACCCAGGCCACCAACCCGCCTTCTTTGGCTCTGCCTGTGATGTTCAACTCGGCGTACCTGCTGCAGACCTGCCCCAGATGCCGCAGGACCACGTCCAGCGCCAGCCTCCCCTCCCGCCTGAGGGCCCCCATGGGAACCACGGCCCTCCTGAACGCCACGGTGGCAGGGATCAGGGCCGGGGGGTCCGGAGGCGGGTCCATCGGGGGACGCCTGGTGCTCAGCCGGAGCGGGTTCTCACTAGGGCGACTCGGAGGCGGGCGCCAGAACAGCCTGTTTCATTCGAGGAGCATGGGAGGAGGTTTGGCAGGAAGCagggaggaaggaggaggaagcgGGGGAGGAGGGAGCAGTGGAGCCGGAGGGGGAGGGAGTGGCGGCGGCGGGGGGTTCCTGGGGTTAGGCTCCAGACAGAACAACGAGGAAACCAGAGGAGTGCTCGAGGGAgaaggtgaggaggaggaagaggaggaggaagtgagGAGGAGAGTAGATGGGGGGAGACAGAGGGACGAGGAGGCGGAGCAAGAGAGTGGAGCGGGAGgagaggggagggagggggagcGAGATCGACCTCCGTCCTACCAGGACGCGTTCTTCTTCCCTGTGCTCATCATTCACGGCGAGGAGAGCTGCCATGCAGGCGATGACATGTGA